Proteins found in one Actinokineospora alba genomic segment:
- a CDS encoding pyridoxamine 5'-phosphate oxidase family protein, translating to MPLTNPWLAEPTPTGKLDREQLDERILNLLSSQNMCVLATAGPDGPLATPVRYYPLGFAVLFTAARRSPKLRNIAADPRVSVGVFAPLVGAASSRGAQLFGTARVLDPDHPDRAHYWEAFRWENEHAERGRPLSEPPRDTLVVIEADRIVYTEHWLSREGFAPRQFWRR from the coding sequence GTGCCGCTGACGAACCCCTGGCTGGCCGAGCCCACACCGACCGGCAAACTCGACCGCGAACAGCTCGACGAGCGCATCCTCAACCTGCTGTCGTCACAGAACATGTGCGTGCTCGCAACCGCTGGGCCGGACGGGCCGCTGGCCACCCCGGTGCGTTATTACCCGCTCGGCTTCGCGGTGCTGTTCACTGCCGCGCGGCGCTCGCCGAAGCTGCGGAACATCGCCGCCGACCCACGCGTGTCGGTCGGTGTCTTCGCGCCATTGGTCGGGGCGGCGAGCAGCCGTGGCGCTCAACTGTTCGGCACCGCGCGGGTGCTCGACCCGGACCACCCCGACCGCGCCCACTACTGGGAGGCGTTCAGGTGGGAGAACGAGCACGCGGAACGCGGCAGGCCGTTGTCCGAGCCGCCACGCGACACGCTCGTGGTCATCGAGGCGGATCGGATCGTCTATACCGAGCACTGGCTGAGTCGTGAGGGCTTCGCGCCACGCCAGTTCTGGCGCCGTTGA
- a CDS encoding SGNH/GDSL hydrolase family protein gives MHGWTSWVAIGDSFTEGMSDEGPDGHFVGWADRLAAMMAEQSPGFQYANLALRGKMLQEIIDEQVPIAVRTRPDLVTLCGGGNDLITPGRDADNVAALFEEAVIELRAAGCTVVMFTGPDPQVQPLLRRVRGKVAIYNGHLHAIAERHGAILVDLWSMKVLHDRRSWCDDRLHFSSDGHRRIALRVAEALSVRTDDDWREPLPPEEPKPWLHSRQADLAWTTTHLIPWIRRQIMGESMGDGLAPKHRELRPYRESRPYRGDDHAANV, from the coding sequence GTGCACGGGTGGACGAGTTGGGTCGCGATCGGTGACAGCTTCACCGAGGGGATGAGTGACGAGGGTCCGGACGGCCACTTCGTGGGCTGGGCGGACCGCCTGGCGGCGATGATGGCGGAGCAGAGTCCGGGCTTCCAGTACGCCAATCTGGCGCTGCGCGGGAAGATGCTCCAGGAGATCATCGACGAACAGGTGCCGATCGCGGTGCGCACGCGCCCGGATCTGGTGACCCTGTGCGGCGGCGGGAACGACCTGATCACCCCCGGCCGCGACGCCGACAACGTGGCGGCGCTGTTCGAGGAAGCCGTCATCGAACTGCGGGCGGCGGGGTGCACGGTCGTGATGTTCACCGGACCCGACCCGCAGGTGCAGCCGCTGCTGCGCCGGGTGCGCGGCAAGGTCGCGATCTACAACGGACACCTGCACGCGATCGCCGAGCGCCACGGCGCGATCCTGGTCGACCTGTGGTCCATGAAGGTCCTCCACGACCGCCGCTCCTGGTGCGACGACCGGCTGCACTTCTCGAGCGACGGCCACCGGCGCATCGCCCTGCGGGTCGCGGAGGCCCTGTCGGTGCGAACGGACGACGACTGGCGTGAGCCGCTGCCGCCGGAGGAGCCCAAGCCGTGGCTGCACTCGCGGCAGGCCGACCTCGCGTGGACCACGACGCACCTGATCCCGTGGATCCGCAGGCAGATCATGGGCGAGTCGATGGGCGACGGCCTCGCGCCGAAGCACCGGGAACTGCGCCCCTACCGCGAGTCCCGCCCGTACCGGGGCGACGACCACGCGGCCAACGTCTAG
- a CDS encoding DUF3159 domain-containing protein has protein sequence MAASSDTLADLLGGRRGAVDATVPPLAFLFGWLLTDHHIGWGAGAAVAAASALCAYRLITGAKITAALGGLAAIIAAALVVLYTGRAEDFFLLRLLVNIASGLAWAVSILIRWPLLGVVVGAILGQRARWRRDPDLLRAYGRASWVWVFGQYGVRTLVFGALWLSGNALALGIAQVALSWPLVGVVVAASAVILRRSLPDDHPGLRHPRIPA, from the coding sequence GTGGCCGCCTCTTCCGACACCCTCGCCGACCTGCTCGGCGGGCGTCGGGGCGCGGTCGACGCCACCGTACCGCCTTTGGCCTTCCTGTTCGGCTGGTTGCTGACGGATCACCACATCGGTTGGGGCGCGGGCGCGGCCGTCGCCGCTGCCAGTGCTTTGTGCGCCTATCGGCTGATCACTGGGGCGAAAATCACAGCCGCGCTGGGCGGTCTCGCCGCGATCATCGCCGCCGCACTCGTCGTCCTCTACACCGGCCGCGCCGAGGACTTCTTCCTGCTGCGGCTGCTCGTCAACATCGCCAGCGGGCTCGCCTGGGCGGTGTCCATCCTGATCCGCTGGCCGCTGCTCGGGGTGGTCGTCGGCGCGATCCTCGGGCAGCGGGCGCGCTGGCGGCGCGACCCGGACCTGCTGCGCGCGTACGGCCGGGCGAGTTGGGTGTGGGTCTTCGGCCAGTACGGCGTCCGCACCCTGGTCTTCGGCGCGCTCTGGCTCTCGGGCAACGCCCTCGCGCTCGGCATCGCGCAGGTGGCGCTGTCCTGGCCGCTCGTCGGAGTCGTCGTCGCGGCCAGCGCGGTCATCCTGCGCCGCTCGCTGCCCGACGATCACCCCGGCCTACGCCACCCGCGTATCCCCGCCTAA
- a CDS encoding N-acetylglucosamine kinase — translation MTEEDAVGEVAVGVDAGGTATRAVAVTASGEVVGRGESGGGNPNSHPPAVAAANIGAAVAAAVGSHTAVSCVLGMAGASGLSDPVVAEEFRSALAAAGVHTQATVLSDAEVAFAAGTADPNGTVLIAGTGSIAMRITDRRHASTVGGWGWLLGDEGSAFWIGREAVRTTIQAVQRGDRLGPLASAVLDLAIGGPDNAFARLIRAVNADAPVRLARFAPLVSLHAGDPEAADIIERAARALASQAEQAWSGGPIVLVGTVAGPDTPIGARLRAILDGYDVRTAKDGVAGAGWLAARAAFGAGVPHPCGGVTVV, via the coding sequence ATGACGGAGGAGGATGCGGTGGGCGAGGTCGCGGTAGGTGTCGACGCCGGTGGCACGGCGACTCGGGCGGTGGCCGTGACCGCGTCCGGCGAAGTGGTCGGCCGAGGCGAATCCGGTGGTGGAAACCCGAATTCGCACCCACCGGCGGTGGCGGCGGCCAACATCGGCGCGGCGGTCGCGGCGGCGGTCGGCTCGCACACGGCCGTCTCGTGCGTGCTGGGGATGGCGGGCGCGTCGGGACTGAGTGATCCGGTGGTCGCCGAGGAGTTCCGGTCGGCACTGGCCGCGGCGGGCGTGCACACGCAGGCGACGGTGCTGTCCGACGCGGAGGTCGCGTTCGCGGCGGGGACGGCCGACCCGAATGGGACTGTCCTGATCGCGGGCACGGGCTCCATCGCGATGCGGATCACCGACCGCAGGCACGCCTCGACGGTCGGCGGCTGGGGGTGGCTGCTCGGCGACGAGGGTTCAGCGTTCTGGATCGGGCGGGAAGCGGTTCGGACGACGATTCAGGCGGTGCAGCGGGGCGACCGGCTCGGGCCCCTGGCGTCGGCTGTTCTCGATCTCGCGATCGGCGGGCCGGACAACGCTTTCGCCCGGTTGATCAGGGCGGTGAACGCGGACGCCCCGGTGCGGCTGGCCCGGTTCGCGCCGCTGGTCAGCCTGCACGCGGGCGATCCGGAGGCCGCCGACATCATCGAACGGGCGGCTCGGGCCTTGGCGTCGCAGGCGGAGCAGGCGTGGTCCGGCGGTCCGATCGTGCTGGTCGGAACGGTGGCGGGGCCGGACACGCCTATCGGGGCGCGGCTTCGCGCGATCCTGGACGGCTACGACGTGCGGACCGCGAAGGACGGGGTCGCGGGGGCGGGCTGGTTGGCGGCGCGCGCGGCGTTCGGGGCGGGCGTGCCGCACCCGTGTGGCGGCGTGACGGTGGTTTAG
- a CDS encoding winged helix-turn-helix transcriptional regulator: MRRTSFARWPCSVARTMDLLGDQWTLLVLREAFLGTRRFDRFQAELGIARNTLTERLDRLTGAGVLERVRYQDRPVRYEYVLTEMGHDFFPVLASIIGWGDRWLGEPGEPPMVVRHRDCGRPTHAVAGCAHCGGELSDRRVSLEPAQDK, from the coding sequence ATGCGTAGGACGTCGTTCGCTCGGTGGCCCTGCTCGGTCGCGCGGACCATGGATCTGCTGGGTGACCAGTGGACGCTGCTGGTGCTGCGGGAGGCCTTCCTGGGCACCCGCCGGTTCGACCGCTTCCAGGCTGAGCTGGGCATCGCCCGCAACACCCTGACCGAGCGGCTCGACCGGCTGACCGGCGCGGGCGTGCTCGAGCGGGTTCGCTACCAGGACCGGCCGGTGCGCTACGAGTACGTGCTGACCGAGATGGGCCACGACTTCTTTCCGGTGCTCGCGTCGATCATCGGGTGGGGCGACCGGTGGCTGGGTGAGCCGGGCGAGCCGCCGATGGTGGTGCGCCATCGCGACTGCGGCAGGCCGACGCACGCCGTTGCCGGCTGCGCGCACTGCGGTGGCGAGCTGAGTGATCGGCGAGTGAGTTTGGAACCGGCCCAGGACAAGTGA
- a CDS encoding SIS domain-containing protein: protein MTEHRPGESMRAEIDQQPAVFAGVMSRRGDVAKVGSLIAARRPRFALFAARGSSDHAALYAKYLTEVLLKLPAGLVSPSTTTLYRAEPDLTDVLYVTVSQSGGSPDLVEATLAARARGALTVAVTNTADSPLNEAAEFSVDVGAGPELAVAATKTYSATLLTLYLLVDAIRGQDGVAAHGIDEIAARALAAEGVEAAVARMRFADWVVCTGRGFSSATAAEAALKLAETSYVSARAYSGADLLHGPIAALDSETSVLAITSVGAGGDAMAEVIDVVRRSGADITTVGSAFGSAIALPRTAEEVAPIIEILPLQRLALELSLARGRDPDHPRGLSKITKTR, encoded by the coding sequence ATGACGGAACACCGACCGGGCGAGTCGATGCGGGCGGAGATAGATCAGCAGCCCGCGGTCTTCGCGGGCGTCATGTCCCGCCGCGGCGACGTCGCGAAGGTGGGCTCGCTGATCGCCGCGCGGCGGCCCAGGTTCGCGTTGTTCGCCGCGCGCGGGTCCAGCGACCACGCCGCGCTCTACGCGAAATACCTGACAGAAGTGCTGCTCAAGCTGCCCGCGGGCTTGGTGTCGCCCTCGACCACGACGTTGTATCGCGCGGAGCCGGATCTCACGGACGTGCTCTACGTGACGGTCAGCCAGAGCGGCGGCTCCCCGGATCTCGTGGAGGCCACGCTCGCCGCTCGCGCGCGGGGAGCGCTCACCGTCGCGGTGACCAACACGGCGGACTCGCCGCTGAACGAGGCCGCGGAGTTCTCCGTCGACGTCGGCGCGGGCCCGGAACTCGCGGTCGCGGCGACCAAGACCTACTCGGCGACCCTGCTGACGCTCTACCTGCTCGTCGACGCGATCCGCGGCCAGGACGGTGTGGCGGCCCACGGCATCGATGAGATCGCCGCGCGCGCCCTCGCCGCTGAGGGCGTCGAAGCGGCGGTCGCCCGGATGCGGTTCGCCGACTGGGTGGTGTGCACCGGCCGCGGGTTCTCCTCGGCGACGGCGGCGGAGGCCGCGCTCAAGCTCGCCGAGACCAGCTATGTGTCAGCCCGCGCCTACAGCGGCGCAGACCTGCTGCACGGCCCGATCGCGGCGCTGGACAGCGAGACGTCGGTCCTGGCGATCACCAGCGTCGGCGCGGGCGGCGACGCGATGGCCGAGGTGATCGACGTCGTCCGGCGCAGCGGGGCGGATATCACCACGGTCGGGTCGGCGTTCGGGTCGGCGATCGCGCTGCCGCGCACGGCTGAGGAGGTCGCGCCGATCATCGAGATCCTGCCGCTGCAACGGCTGGCCCTCGAACTCTCGCTCGCGCGCGGGCGCGACCCGGACCACCCACGCGGCCTATCCAAGATCACCAAAACTCGATAA
- a CDS encoding GntR family transcriptional regulator, whose amino-acid sequence MLEMSEAEGRDTVARVQREPKYWGLKRHLLDLLNSMPPGSPIPTERSLATEFDVSRTTVRQALAELTVEGRLLRVQGKGTFAAEPKVAQRLQLSSYTEDMRAQGREPSSKLLEVSEIAAEADLARLLNIRAGAKVLRLYRLRLADGEPMAIESTHLPLGRFRGLRRYVADGGSLYQVLRERFGVEMGHAEETIETALAGPHEADLLGADVGMPMLLLSRHSFDTDEQPVEWVRSIYRGDRYKFVATLNRP is encoded by the coding sequence ATGTTGGAGATGTCCGAGGCCGAGGGGCGGGACACTGTCGCGCGGGTGCAGCGGGAGCCGAAGTACTGGGGGCTCAAGCGGCACCTGCTTGACCTGCTGAACTCGATGCCGCCCGGATCGCCCATCCCCACCGAGCGGTCGCTGGCCACCGAGTTCGACGTCTCCCGCACCACGGTCCGCCAGGCGCTCGCTGAGCTGACCGTCGAAGGCCGCCTGCTGCGCGTCCAGGGCAAGGGCACGTTCGCCGCCGAGCCCAAGGTCGCGCAGCGGCTGCAGCTGTCCTCCTACACCGAGGACATGCGCGCCCAGGGCCGCGAGCCGTCGTCGAAGCTGCTGGAGGTCTCCGAGATCGCCGCGGAGGCCGACCTGGCCCGGCTGCTCAACATCCGCGCGGGCGCCAAGGTGCTGCGGCTCTACCGGCTGCGTCTGGCCGACGGCGAGCCGATGGCCATCGAGTCCACCCACCTGCCGCTGGGCCGGTTCCGGGGTCTGCGCCGGTACGTAGCCGATGGCGGCTCGCTCTACCAGGTGCTGCGCGAGCGGTTCGGCGTCGAGATGGGCCACGCGGAGGAGACCATCGAGACGGCGCTGGCGGGCCCGCACGAGGCGGACCTGCTCGGCGCCGACGTGGGGATGCCCATGCTGCTGCTCTCACGGCACTCGTTCGACACCGACGAACAGCCGGTGGAGTGGGTGCGGTCGATCTATCGGGGCGACCGCTACAAGTTCGTGGCGACGCTCAATCGCCCGTGA
- a CDS encoding MFS transporter, which translates to MITDVRWGTPAARGVIATTILGSGMAMLDGTIVNVALPRIGDELDASVAGLQWILDGYLLALASLILVAGALGDRFGRRRVFLIGVVWFGAASVLCGLAQTTEMLVAARVLQGVGGALLTPGSLAILQSVFHREDRARAIGAWSGLGGIAAAAGPLVGGLLVQAWSWRLAFLINVPVAVYCVWMALRFVPETRDEESAGPIDLFGSALGALGLAGVTAALVEAPVRGLDWLVLSAGIIGFAALAAFVQRQRRGHDPLVPPALFADRTFVIANGLTLAVYAALGGVFMLMGLQLQISLGYSPVAAGVAGVPITIVMLLLSSRFGALASKHGPRWFLVSGPMLVAAATLLLMRVEPGASYLGAVLPAVTLFGLGLAVVVAPVTATVLAAAPDRYAGVASGVNNAVARTAGLLAVAVLPAAAGLTGAAYADPVALTAAWRTALLICAGLTVVGGLLALGVRGNVLAVEEHAPDCPHPGDCMSCSVDAPPTHIKP; encoded by the coding sequence GTGATCACCGACGTCCGCTGGGGCACCCCGGCCGCCCGCGGGGTGATCGCCACGACGATCCTCGGCTCCGGCATGGCGATGCTGGACGGCACGATCGTCAACGTCGCGCTGCCGCGCATCGGAGATGAACTCGACGCCTCGGTCGCCGGCCTGCAGTGGATTCTCGACGGCTACCTGCTGGCGCTGGCCTCGCTGATCCTGGTCGCGGGCGCGCTGGGGGACCGCTTCGGCAGGCGGCGGGTGTTCCTCATCGGCGTCGTCTGGTTCGGCGCCGCCTCTGTCCTGTGTGGACTCGCGCAGACCACGGAGATGCTGGTCGCCGCCCGGGTGCTCCAAGGTGTCGGTGGCGCGTTGCTGACACCGGGGTCGCTGGCGATCCTGCAGTCGGTGTTCCACCGCGAGGACCGCGCCCGCGCGATCGGCGCGTGGTCCGGTCTCGGCGGGATCGCGGCGGCGGCGGGTCCGCTGGTCGGCGGGCTGCTGGTGCAGGCCTGGTCGTGGCGGCTGGCGTTCCTGATCAACGTCCCGGTCGCGGTGTACTGCGTGTGGATGGCGCTGCGGTTCGTCCCCGAGACCCGCGACGAGGAGTCCGCGGGCCCGATCGACCTGTTCGGGTCCGCCCTGGGTGCGCTTGGCCTGGCGGGCGTCACCGCCGCGCTGGTCGAGGCGCCGGTCCGGGGTCTGGACTGGTTGGTGCTCAGCGCGGGAATCATCGGGTTCGCCGCCCTCGCGGCGTTCGTCCAGCGACAGCGGCGCGGCCACGACCCGCTGGTGCCGCCCGCACTCTTCGCCGACCGGACCTTCGTGATCGCCAACGGCCTCACGCTCGCGGTCTATGCCGCGCTCGGCGGTGTCTTCATGCTCATGGGGCTGCAGCTGCAGATCTCGCTGGGCTACTCACCGGTGGCCGCGGGCGTCGCGGGCGTGCCGATCACCATCGTGATGCTCCTGCTGTCCTCCCGGTTCGGCGCGCTGGCCTCGAAGCACGGCCCGCGGTGGTTCCTGGTCAGCGGCCCGATGCTGGTCGCCGCCGCGACCCTGCTGCTGATGCGGGTCGAGCCGGGGGCGAGCTACCTCGGCGCCGTGCTGCCCGCGGTGACCCTCTTCGGGCTCGGTCTCGCGGTTGTCGTGGCCCCGGTTACCGCGACCGTGCTCGCCGCCGCGCCGGACCGATACGCCGGTGTCGCGTCGGGCGTGAACAACGCCGTCGCGCGAACCGCCGGCTTGCTCGCTGTCGCCGTGTTGCCTGCTGCTGCCGGACTCACGGGCGCCGCCTACGCCGACCCGGTCGCGCTCACCGCGGCCTGGCGGACGGCCCTGCTGATCTGCGCGGGCCTGACCGTCGTCGGCGGCCTGCTCGCCCTAGGGGTCCGGGGGAATGTGCTGGCCGTGGAGGAACACGCCCCCGATTGCCCGCACCCGGGCGACTGCATGTCCTGCTCGGTCGACGCGCCGCCCACCCACATCAAGCCCTGA
- a CDS encoding metallopeptidase domain-containing protein codes for MGRVLKRLARLLGAAVIVAPLIAVATAGTASADTWPFNSNFRPDTGYHNYCYSVIDPSDAVKTQMYNAMVYMTDATDADRQYHATCDLDGAGQTDVVWREEGTTSDSWIGSAQCVVFWAGSSPARCDRYFVKINGALVRDHYASSTYEANQWRKTACHELGHTLGLDHYPSPYDDSCQRSGWTGTSSAAWTRTWTAHHRDHINAWF; via the coding sequence ATGGGACGGGTACTCAAGCGGCTCGCCCGGCTTTTAGGGGCGGCGGTGATCGTCGCGCCGCTCATCGCGGTCGCCACGGCAGGCACGGCCTCAGCCGACACCTGGCCGTTCAACAGCAATTTCCGGCCGGACACGGGCTACCACAACTACTGCTATTCGGTGATCGACCCGTCGGACGCGGTGAAGACCCAGATGTACAACGCGATGGTCTACATGACCGACGCGACCGACGCGGACCGGCAGTACCACGCGACCTGCGATCTCGACGGCGCCGGACAGACCGACGTCGTCTGGCGCGAGGAGGGCACCACGAGTGACTCGTGGATCGGGTCGGCGCAGTGCGTGGTGTTCTGGGCGGGCAGCTCCCCGGCCCGCTGCGACCGGTACTTCGTGAAGATCAACGGCGCACTCGTTCGCGACCACTACGCGAGCTCGACCTACGAGGCCAACCAGTGGCGCAAGACCGCCTGCCACGAGCTCGGCCACACCCTCGGCCTGGACCACTACCCGTCGCCGTATGACGACAGCTGCCAGCGCTCGGGCTGGACCGGGACGTCGTCGGCCGCGTGGACCCGCACGTGGACCGCGCACCACCGCGACCACATCAACGCCTGGTTCTGA
- a CDS encoding AfsR/SARP family transcriptional regulator: protein MEYRVLGALEAYDGGRVVELSPRLRDLLAVLLSRAGEPVSVGRIAEAMWGSAPPRSAAKTTQVYIHHLRRALGGRLEVEHRGGGYVLAEHKDLDAERFEDFSAQGYTALAEHDNDRAAHLFRRALYLWRGPAFDGQEGLPIVREEAARLDALRQRVTEDRVEAELALGHHRDLVAELMVAVAANPLRERLRAQLMIALHRSGRRAEALAVYREGRLLLARELGLDPGADLRRAEHLILTDAAEGLTMRCPNCRASISLRHNASRTARRSRISG, encoded by the coding sequence ATGGAGTACCGAGTCCTTGGCGCTTTGGAGGCGTACGACGGGGGTCGTGTCGTGGAGCTGTCGCCGCGGTTGCGGGACCTGCTGGCGGTGCTGCTGAGCAGGGCGGGGGAGCCGGTGTCGGTGGGCCGGATCGCGGAGGCGATGTGGGGTTCGGCGCCGCCCAGATCGGCGGCTAAGACCACGCAGGTTTATATCCACCACCTCCGGCGCGCGCTGGGCGGGCGATTAGAGGTCGAACACCGAGGCGGTGGATACGTTCTCGCCGAACACAAGGACCTCGACGCCGAGCGGTTCGAGGACTTCTCAGCCCAGGGCTACACGGCCCTCGCCGAACACGACAACGACCGGGCCGCCCACCTGTTCCGCCGGGCGCTGTACCTGTGGCGCGGCCCGGCGTTCGACGGCCAGGAAGGCCTCCCGATCGTCCGCGAGGAGGCAGCGCGCCTGGACGCGTTGCGCCAGCGGGTGACCGAGGACCGGGTCGAGGCGGAGTTGGCCCTGGGCCACCACCGCGACCTGGTCGCCGAACTCATGGTCGCGGTGGCGGCCAACCCGCTGCGGGAGCGGCTGCGCGCGCAGCTGATGATCGCGCTGCACCGGTCGGGGCGGCGGGCGGAGGCGCTGGCGGTGTACCGCGAGGGCAGGCTGCTGCTAGCCCGGGAACTCGGCCTCGACCCGGGCGCCGACCTCCGCCGCGCCGAACACCTGATCCTGACCGACGCGGCCGAGGGGCTGACCATGCGGTGCCCGAACTGCCGCGCGTCGATCTCGTTGCGCCACAACGCTTCTCGGACAGCGCGCCGGTCGAGGATCAGCGGCTGA
- a CDS encoding threonine ammonia-lyase has translation MNLVTIDDIRAAADRIAGAATRTPLLTCLWSDPDRPLWLKPENLQPIGAFKIRGAYNAIAKLTDEQRAKGVVAYSSGNHAQAVAYAAKMFGINAWIVVPKDTPQVKVDATRAHGAEVVLSEIGQREAVADEIVAERGAALIPPFDHPDVIAGQGTIGLEIIADLPDVDLVLVPVSGGGLISGVAAAIKALRPTAQVWAVEPELAADTAASLQAGELVSWSVDDRNRTIADGLRSQPSPLTFAHQQAFVDGIVTVSEDEIRETVALLAHKSNLVAEPSGAVATAGYLYRAKELPEGRTVAVVSGGNIDTDLLADLLSR, from the coding sequence GTGAACCTCGTGACCATCGACGACATCCGCGCCGCCGCCGACCGGATCGCCGGCGCCGCCACCCGCACACCCCTGCTGACCTGCCTCTGGTCCGACCCGGACCGCCCCCTGTGGCTCAAGCCGGAGAACCTCCAGCCCATCGGCGCCTTCAAGATCCGGGGCGCCTACAACGCCATCGCGAAGCTCACCGACGAGCAGCGGGCCAAGGGCGTCGTCGCCTACTCCAGCGGCAACCACGCCCAGGCCGTGGCCTACGCGGCGAAGATGTTCGGGATCAACGCGTGGATTGTCGTGCCCAAGGACACTCCGCAGGTCAAGGTCGACGCGACCCGGGCGCACGGGGCCGAGGTGGTCCTCTCCGAGATCGGGCAGCGGGAGGCGGTCGCCGACGAGATCGTCGCCGAGCGGGGTGCCGCGTTGATCCCGCCGTTCGACCACCCGGATGTCATCGCGGGCCAGGGCACGATCGGACTGGAGATCATCGCGGACCTACCCGACGTCGACCTCGTTCTCGTCCCGGTGAGCGGCGGTGGGCTGATCTCCGGTGTCGCGGCTGCGATCAAGGCGCTCCGGCCCACGGCGCAGGTCTGGGCCGTGGAGCCCGAACTGGCGGCCGACACGGCAGCCAGTCTCCAGGCCGGTGAGCTGGTCTCGTGGTCGGTGGACGACCGCAACCGCACCATCGCCGACGGCCTGCGCTCGCAGCCGTCGCCGCTGACTTTCGCGCACCAGCAGGCCTTCGTCGACGGCATCGTCACCGTCTCCGAAGACGAGATCCGCGAGACCGTCGCGCTCCTCGCGCACAAGTCGAACCTGGTCGCCGAGCCCAGCGGCGCCGTCGCGACCGCCGGGTACCTGTATCGCGCGAAGGAACTGCCCGAGGGGCGCACGGTGGCCGTGGTCTCCGGCGGCAACATCGACACCGACCTGTTGGCCGACCTGCTCAGCCGCTGA
- a CDS encoding Imm1 family immunity protein has product MALEIWYDQDTANDLGEGDPAIIVATPDELDAFVDRVLEETKAHSAPPMIEVSVAGNPSSPAMHVGLGQERGFIYYMAADGGWTQGDQSREDVVTYVYVGSASEIAGNTEVPLADVRRGLREFMATGGRPTIIRP; this is encoded by the coding sequence GTGGCGCTAGAGATCTGGTACGACCAGGACACCGCCAACGACCTTGGCGAAGGTGATCCCGCGATCATCGTCGCGACTCCGGACGAGCTTGACGCGTTCGTGGATCGGGTGTTGGAGGAGACCAAGGCCCACTCCGCGCCCCCCATGATCGAGGTGAGCGTCGCCGGCAATCCCTCTTCGCCCGCGATGCATGTCGGTCTTGGCCAAGAACGTGGGTTCATCTACTACATGGCCGCCGACGGTGGCTGGACCCAAGGCGACCAGAGTCGCGAGGACGTTGTCACCTATGTGTACGTCGGCAGCGCCAGCGAGATCGCGGGCAACACCGAGGTCCCTCTCGCCGACGTCCGGCGCGGGCTTCGGGAGTTCATGGCGACGGGCGGCCGTCCCACCATCATCCGGCCGTGA
- a CDS encoding DddA-like double-stranded DNA deaminase toxin, whose protein sequence is MSVAELGAALRKALADLPIALVNDAIRLLGESRAALDQAAHGSHAPELPGAVSQLQDAEEQLRQVLTVAVSVRGRVEKYLTDIGAGITSHSVTSSSVGTSSPALSPEKVAELGSALPPAVPKPNPTGRKTHGRWVDEAGRIHEAVSGRDGDSAEAWRILQEAEIPVPAEPVAVTHVEIKLAARMVRESRRHMEVVINNRPCPGRFGCDVLLPAILPEGYSMTVHGPGYRQTFTGGKKPWWR, encoded by the coding sequence ATGTCTGTCGCCGAGCTTGGTGCCGCACTTCGGAAGGCCCTCGCGGACCTGCCCATCGCGCTCGTCAATGACGCCATTCGCCTGCTGGGGGAGTCACGGGCTGCGCTCGATCAAGCAGCCCACGGCAGCCACGCACCTGAACTCCCCGGCGCGGTCAGCCAACTGCAGGACGCTGAAGAGCAACTCCGACAGGTCCTCACAGTCGCCGTGTCCGTGAGGGGTCGTGTCGAGAAATACCTGACCGACATCGGGGCAGGCATCACCTCCCACTCAGTGACCAGCTCTTCAGTGGGGACATCAAGCCCAGCGCTATCGCCCGAGAAGGTCGCCGAACTCGGCAGTGCCCTGCCACCTGCCGTGCCCAAGCCGAATCCGACCGGCAGGAAAACGCACGGGCGGTGGGTGGACGAAGCGGGTCGCATTCATGAAGCAGTCAGTGGGCGCGACGGTGACTCGGCCGAGGCGTGGCGGATATTGCAGGAAGCCGAGATTCCAGTTCCCGCCGAGCCTGTCGCCGTGACCCACGTCGAGATCAAACTCGCCGCGCGAATGGTTCGAGAGTCGCGGCGACATATGGAGGTCGTCATCAACAACCGACCGTGTCCGGGTCGTTTCGGGTGTGACGTGCTGTTGCCGGCTATCCTCCCCGAGGGCTACTCCATGACTGTGCACGGTCCGGGCTACAGGCAGACCTTCACCGGAGGCAAGAAACCGTGGTGGCGCTAG
- a CDS encoding DUF397 domain-containing protein, producing MRENPGCSSPSWRMSTTGRKAAGMTRARWRKSSFSDVPEGSCVEVSLDLDLAGIRDSKNVTGPTVTVTTETWSTFITHLARD from the coding sequence ATGCGGGAGAATCCCGGGTGCTCCTCGCCAAGCTGGCGGATGAGTACGACCGGGCGGAAGGCAGCTGGGATGACGCGAGCCAGGTGGCGCAAGAGCAGCTTTAGCGATGTTCCCGAAGGCTCCTGCGTCGAGGTCTCGCTCGATCTCGATCTCGCTGGAATCCGGGATTCCAAGAACGTCACGGGTCCGACCGTCACCGTGACCACCGAAACCTGGTCCACCTTCATCACGCATCTGGCTCGCGACTAG